In the Bacillus shivajii genome, one interval contains:
- a CDS encoding acyl-CoA carboxylase subunit beta: MSQESRWNEIVDTIEKGGAEKYHEANEKKGKMFVRKRLALLFDHGEWKEDGKFANFQAEGLPADGVITAIGKVQGKTVCVMANDSTVKAGSWGSRTVEKIIRIQETAEKMEVPLLYLVDSAGARITDQIEMFPGRRGAGRIFYNQVKLSGKIPQVCLLFGPSAAGGAYIPAFCDVVMMVDGNASMYLGSPRMAEMVIGEKVSLEEMGGARMHCSVSGCGDVLVESEEEAIEKAKSYLSYFPSNYLNLPEQKETQEPKKLEKTLEDLIPENQNAPFDMHEFIHGLVDEDSFFEMKELFAKELITGFARIDGRSVGIIANQPRQKGGVLFHDSADKAARFITLCDAYHIPLLFLADVPGFMIGTKVERAGIIRHGAKMISAMSEATVPKISVVVRKAYGAGLYAMSGPAFEPDCCIALPSAQIAVMGPEAAVNAVYANKIQSLPPEERPAFIQEKRKEYQENIDIYRLASELIVDDIVQANDLRDELVNRFDLYSSKYQVFTDRKHAVYPV; encoded by the coding sequence ATGAGTCAGGAAAGTCGTTGGAATGAAATTGTTGATACGATTGAAAAAGGCGGAGCCGAAAAATATCACGAAGCAAATGAAAAAAAGGGGAAAATGTTTGTTCGTAAACGTCTTGCTCTCCTTTTTGATCATGGTGAATGGAAAGAAGACGGAAAATTCGCGAATTTCCAAGCGGAAGGGCTACCAGCTGATGGTGTGATAACAGCCATCGGGAAAGTCCAAGGGAAGACAGTTTGTGTCATGGCCAACGATTCTACCGTCAAAGCAGGATCCTGGGGGTCACGGACGGTTGAAAAAATCATTCGCATTCAAGAAACGGCAGAGAAGATGGAAGTGCCATTATTATATTTGGTTGATTCTGCTGGTGCAAGAATTACAGACCAAATTGAAATGTTTCCTGGCCGTAGAGGAGCAGGACGAATTTTTTACAATCAAGTGAAACTTTCAGGGAAAATCCCGCAAGTTTGTTTGCTTTTTGGTCCATCTGCTGCAGGAGGCGCGTATATTCCAGCGTTTTGTGACGTAGTCATGATGGTAGATGGAAATGCTTCTATGTACTTAGGGTCGCCACGAATGGCAGAGATGGTCATCGGTGAAAAAGTTTCATTAGAAGAAATGGGCGGAGCCCGTATGCATTGCTCTGTCTCAGGGTGCGGTGATGTACTCGTCGAGAGTGAAGAAGAAGCGATTGAAAAAGCAAAATCATACTTAAGTTACTTCCCATCTAACTATTTAAACTTACCAGAACAAAAAGAGACACAAGAACCTAAAAAATTAGAAAAAACACTTGAGGATTTAATTCCAGAAAATCAAAATGCGCCATTTGATATGCATGAGTTTATTCATGGGCTTGTCGATGAAGACAGTTTCTTTGAAATGAAAGAGCTTTTTGCCAAAGAGCTAATTACTGGTTTTGCTCGTATTGACGGGCGAAGTGTTGGAATTATAGCGAACCAACCACGCCAAAAAGGTGGCGTGCTGTTCCATGATTCTGCAGATAAGGCAGCAAGGTTTATTACGCTTTGCGATGCTTATCACATTCCACTTTTATTCTTAGCAGATGTACCTGGTTTTATGATTGGAACAAAAGTAGAAAGAGCTGGAATTATTCGTCATGGGGCAAAAATGATCTCTGCGATGTCTGAAGCAACGGTTCCAAAAATTTCTGTCGTTGTTCGTAAAGCATACGGAGCTGGTTTGTATGCAATGAGTGGCCCAGCTTTTGAACCTGATTGCTGTATTGCTCTTCCTTCAGCACAAATTGCTGTAATGGGTCCAGAAGCAGCGGTAAATGCAGTTTATGCAAATAAAATTCAATCACTCCCTCCAGAGGAAAGGCCAGCATTTATTCAAGAGAAGCGAAAAGAGTATCAAGAAAATATTGATATTTATCGACTTGCATCAGAATTAATCGTTGACGACATCGTTCAAGCTAACGACTTACGTGATGAACTAGTTAATCGTTTTGATCTTTACTCTTCTAAGTATCAAGTGTTCACTGATCGAAAACATGCTGTGTACCCAGTCTAA
- a CDS encoding CoA transferase subunit A produces MKEVYTSFEDAVKDIKDGATLLVGGFGLCGIPENLIKGLRGTGVKNLTIISNNCGVDDWGLGLLLENKQIDKIMASYVGENKEFERQVLAGELEVELIPQGTLAERIRAGGAGIPAFYTPAGVGTKIAEGKEVRTFDGKEYLLERAITADFSLVRAYKGDKHGNLVYRKTAQNFNPMIAAAGKVTVAEVEHLVEAGDLNPEHIHTPSIYVNKLILGEQEKRIERKTVAQS; encoded by the coding sequence ATGAAAGAGGTTTACACATCTTTTGAAGATGCAGTAAAAGACATTAAAGACGGTGCAACTCTTTTAGTAGGCGGATTCGGTCTATGCGGTATCCCAGAAAATTTAATTAAAGGTTTAAGAGGTACTGGCGTCAAAAATTTAACAATCATTTCAAACAATTGTGGTGTTGATGATTGGGGTCTTGGTTTACTTCTAGAAAATAAACAAATTGATAAAATTATGGCTTCCTACGTTGGTGAAAACAAAGAATTTGAACGTCAAGTTTTAGCTGGAGAGCTTGAAGTAGAGTTAATTCCTCAAGGTACGTTAGCAGAACGTATTCGAGCAGGTGGAGCAGGGATCCCAGCATTTTATACCCCTGCAGGAGTCGGAACAAAAATTGCAGAAGGAAAAGAAGTGCGTACATTTGATGGTAAAGAATATTTGCTAGAACGTGCCATTACTGCTGATTTTAGTTTAGTACGTGCTTATAAAGGAGATAAACACGGGAACTTAGTTTATCGAAAAACGGCGCAAAACTTTAACCCAATGATTGCAGCAGCTGGAAAAGTGACGGTTGCAGAGGTTGAGCATTTAGTTGAAGCAGGCGACTTAAATCCTGAACACATTCATACCCCAAGCATTTACGTAAATAAGCTTATTCTTGGAGAACAAGAAAAACGAATTGAACGAAAAACGGTAGCACAGTCGTAA